CAGTGGCACCATCGCTGCCCGCGTGCCAGTGGGACGGCAACACAGACGCGGGGGGTAGCGTCACGTTGTCCTGCTCGGTTGCCGAGGGCATTCCCACTCCGGAGATCCACTGGGATAAACTCAACCCAGAGGAAATTTCACTTCCTATCAACATGGAGGGTTAGAATTTGATCTTTACTCCATACCAAATGAGTTCTTCTATTTAATGTCTGTGTCAGCAATTTAATGCCACCCTTGAATGGTAATTTTTTTTAGAGAAGAGAGCCCTTAGCCTTGAAGATGGGGGTGGtacaactaaaataaaataaacaccaTTTTACTTTTGTGGAAAATTGAGGCCACCAAAGTCACCACCTTCAGCCCAGAGAGTAAAAATGGCTATGTAGGAAATGTCAAAGAAAATTTATTCAATATTTTGCCAACcaattgccaattaaaatgggCATCATTTAAAAGCTAGCGTAGGCTAGGGTGACCATATTTTGATTTTCTGCTCAACCCGTTTTTGAGACACAGATATGATACTTAAAAACCCAAACAACATGCCGACATTATAAATAATAGCACCATCTTTCACAAAACGTTTTTTACCATCTTTTCAGTGTAATAATGTAAATAACAAATCAGTCGTGTCGCAAGGATATTATTTTAACAAATAAAGAAACTCACCTCATTATTTATATCATATTTAGATTTTTCCCTCGTTGTTTTCTTGTCCATTCTGTGTGCCCGGTGTTCTGGAATAAAGGACGTTAGTCAATTTTCCAGATAAACTTATTTTTCGGGTCCCTCCCAGTGTCTACGTCACACACACCTGTAACGGTGGTGTACCCCGCATGATATAAAAAAAGTCCTCTCAAACGTCATGCAAAACTTCAGTCAAATTAAACAAATGCTAATTGATCCCgcggaaaaaaaaggaataccgCACATTTTCATGAATTTACTACACCCGACCGCGCGCCCGGATAGGGTGTAAATAAACAAGAAAACATATCCGggcaaaccctaaccctaacgtTGCCCAGGTGAAATGGGTCAAATTCAATGCCATTTGTCCAATCCTATGGAAACATTGCCATCTAGCGGAAAGAAAGCGCAATTGTGGTCTTGAAAGCGCAACTTTGGCGTTGTCTGTATTGAATGCATTACTGAAAATGTATTGATTATTTCCCAGGCGAGCTGTCGGGTTCAGTCCAGATTGTCAATGTGTCCTCACAAACATCCGGCGTGTATCGTTGCTCCGCTTCCAACGTCCTTGGGACGGAGAACTGCTACGTCAACCTGTCCGTCTTCAGCGgtgaccacttttttttttctccctctcgtAATCCAAAATCCATATACACTGATATGTTTTTGATAACTGGCAGCGGTGGCAGGGAATTCTTCAGGCATCCTGGAGGGGGTGCTGCTGACTTTGTCCATGAGCTTGATGCTGCTGGCCTTGGTGGTGCTCATGACGTGGCTTCATCGTACAGGCCAGGACGGCCGATGGAGGCTctccaaggaggaggaggatgaggagggctACAATGAGATCCGCTATACTCCATCCTTAATGAAGCGCTCCTTTGTGTAAGACATTTTCGTATGATGACATGCTGCTTTTTAAATAAATCCTACAAATCATGACTGTGccatttcattcatttgtgaTTTTAAGAGAATTGTCACTAACACGAGGGAGAGAAGAGGCCTCAACATTCCAACTATACTTTGATTCTggagaaggaaaaataaaaaaacctaGAGCACTCAAGCTGCAAACAAAGACACAAAAATCTTTAATTTAAatagaagggaaaaaaatcactTAAAAAACTGTACAGAACATTGAACATTGACTTAAATAAAGATTCCCCTGTgagaaaaactaaaataataagAGATGAAGAGATGGGgtacaaataaaaaaggaaagaaagggaAAAACAGAACTAAATCTTCCCAAATTGCACATTTCAAATGTGACGCTAAACGGACTTAGTGtcttaaacagaaaaaaacccagaattttcaatcataataaaataggtttatatttttaaatatatatttatatatgaaaCATGCTGTACATAGTTGCAGAGATTAGGAAATccctttttatttcaactgaCACCCGGCTCTGACCACCGTTTTGTGCTTTGCTTTCTCTGAGCAAagtaaggaagaaagaaaagttCAACTGGCTGCTGCGGtttcataaaaagaaaaaaatgttaagaCGGCTACTTGGGGATTTCAGTGGGAGAATGACACCCACCACCAATCTACTTTGAATTTGGGCGGCTTGCCACAGTTTGATCATTCTGCAGGGTCTTATTTTGTATTCTACTGCATTATCTGATCACTGAGGTCAATCCAGAGTGAGGCAGAGTGCAAGATGGGGAAGAAACCCAACACAGAGTGACTTCTTCGTGTACTTccagttacacacacacacacacacacacgcaacccCTGTTGAGATGACAAAATTGTAACACTGGTTTGAAGAAgggatgacaaaacaaaaaacgcaAGTTGCCAATTTAACATCAGCACATGATACAAATGAATCCCAAATATGTAAGACCGTTTTCCTCCAATAAATATTTATCCTTTGTTTTCAGTTTTTGTCCTTTCGTTCCAACTAAAACGCTGGATTCAAGCAGTAGTAGTGGTGACTCTGTTAGCTAGTTAGTAgtagcgggggtggggggggggatgcagaAGCAGTAGTCGAGTAGGAGCGACAAGGAAGCAGACCCCTTTGCCCCCTCCCATCCTCCTTATTGGATGCGATGCGGGCTGGCGGGTGTCTCCAATTGACTGGCGCGACACCGACGCCTCCATCTTCAAGTAAAGAAGAACAAAACTccccaaatagaaaaaaaaagaaaaaagtttgtgATCAACACAATTTCTCAGGCTGGACTCAGAGGTTGTAAACAAGCGGCCTGAGCACCCTGCGCCGGTCGGGGGAGGAGATGCACCATAAAAACCGTCGGCTGTTGAAATTTCAATTTTGTTCCTCTGGACTGAATACCGGCGAGAACTTCTGAGTTGGGAGGAAAAACTGAACAAGGCTTCTCGTGGTCTCCACACAGTCAAAGCAGGATCTTCCATGTTCCAGtttataaaaataattgttgagca
The Syngnathus typhle isolate RoL2023-S1 ecotype Sweden linkage group LG15, RoL_Styp_1.0, whole genome shotgun sequence DNA segment above includes these coding regions:
- the zgc:165604 gene encoding immunoglobulin superfamily member 11 encodes the protein MGAPGRHTLWTLCVCFAALQTNALRVTMRESTVEVVRGDYVILPCSFFTSSPLSRLNIIWTMAPFSSPESPIQVIVYDHGQIIEDPSLIGRVGFTGIPWSADIMVNDTHVSDAGIYRCMVNNPPETADPGIGELQLTVLVAPSLPACQWDGNTDAGGSVTLSCSVAEGIPTPEIHWDKLNPEEISLPINMEGELSGSVQIVNVSSQTSGVYRCSASNVLGTENCYVNLSVFSAVAGNSSGILEGVLLTLSMSLMLLALVVLMTWLHRTGQDGRWRLSKEEEDEEGYNEIRYTPSLMKRSFV